From a region of the Triticum aestivum cultivar Chinese Spring chromosome 7D, IWGSC CS RefSeq v2.1, whole genome shotgun sequence genome:
- the LOC123166810 gene encoding uncharacterized protein — translation MSPLRDTAQVGEGSLIQKQSLQAVQELWNEWEIHCLILASFGLQIFLFFAAGMRRHSVSRILNSLIWLAYLSADSVAIFVLGHLAVHASSSHPLLIFWAPFLLLHLGGPDTITAFSVQDNELWQRHLLGLVTQASVAGYVISISSWQDNRLLAATVLMLLCGVFKYIGRTLCLYTSRPKFLKYAMVPNLDRYVRGVYYIPGISGRRSFEDILRRRVHDMILNDVDVKLPPASPFSSILLDTPLNDMATVEGAAIIPDLLNVLKSSADRSRAYIYVSRVLVRVYERIYTKDVLQFGWIYDFKTVMSQDSEGRIISLVQLHIVSFLLLFPLISALITLELFMLAEKIQLYSHTDVRVSYILLIGAIILEVASLFMSILSCYASSEAPTSCPPPPSVVLHVANYIHPTGLHRKHWSKMLAQHNMFECYTRQKSTSIMSVVSQWIGETFTRIAISKDLEEFVLGKLLDLGTGEQGGWNFASFRGQLALQSWTTMHTIIDTADLPTSVLIWHIATEICYFGEESNTTSHQVQVMIRVGRELSNYIMYLVFTCSVMLTGSSKLVYVNTHKEINNVLGGNGNLAIKEAIRTMIRRIGERGPPVNQVSFIDHTDVLADYNNQLGTQVQLLKDNIKALDSPVLPRARIVACHLTDMPEDDRWKLIAEVWLEMLFYIAPRCGGAFHAKHLSTGGEFVTHVLQLMRLLGPFLPPPNA, via the exons ATGAGCCCGCTAAGGGATACTGCGCAAGTTGGAGAGGGCAGTCTGATCCAAAAACAAAG CTTGCAGGCCGTCCAAGAGCTGTGGAACGAATGGGAGATCCATTGCCTCATACTTGCAAGCTTTGGCCTACAAATATTCCTCTTCTTCGCAGCAGGCATGCGGAGGCACAGTGTGTCCCGCATCCTCAACTCCCTTATATGGTTGGCCTACTTATCGGCTGACTCTGTGGCCATTTTTGTTCTCGGACATCTCGCTGTCCATGCAAGCAGCTCACACCCTCTTCTTATCTTTTGGGCGCCGTTCCTGCTCCTCCACCTAGGAGGGCCGGACACTATCACTGCCTTCTCCGTGCAAGACAATGAGTTGTGGCAACGCCACCTACTAGGATTGGTCACCCAAGCATCAGTGGCCGGCTATGTAATCTCCATATCGTCTTGGCAAGACAACCGGCTTCTTGCTGCCACGGTGCTCATGCTCTTGTGTGGGGTTTTCAAGTACATAGGGCGGACCCTTTGCCTTTACACATCTAGACCAAAGTTCCTCAAGTATGCTATGGTGCCTAATTTGGATAGATATGTACGCGGTGTGTATTATATACCAGGTATTTCGGGGAGGAGATCTTTTGAGGATATACTGAGGCGAAGAGTGCATGATATGATTCTTAATGATGTCGACGTGAAGCTACCACCCGCTTCCCCTTTCTCAAGTATACTATTGGATACTCCACTCAATGATATGGCTACAGTTGAAGGTGCAGCTATCATACCAGATTTGCTCAATGTGCTCAAGTCTAGTGCAGACCGCTCCAGGGCCTACATTTATGTCAGCAGAGTGCTCGTTCGTGTTTATGAACGCATCTACACCAAGGATGTGCTTCAATTTGGGTGGATTTATGATTTCAAAACAGTAATGTCCCAAGATTCCGAGGGCAGAATAATAAGCCTAGTGCAACTTCACATTGTATCATTTCTCTTGCTCTTCCCTCTTATTTCGGCCTTGATAACATTGGAGCTATTTATGCTTGCCGAAAAGATCCAGCTCTATAGCCATACCGATGTCAGAGTCTCCTACATATTACTCATAGGAGCCATAATCCTTGAGGTGGCATCCCTCTTCATGTCCATTCTTTCCTGCTATGCATCGAGTGAAGCGCCAACATCTTGCCCACCACCCCCCTCTGTGGTCTTGCATGTAGCCAACTATATTCACCCCACAGGCCTACATAGAAAGCACTGGTCCAAAATGCTTGCACAACATAACATGTTTGAATGTTACACCAGACAAAAATCTACGAGCATCATGTCAGTTGTATCACAGTGGATTGGTGAGACATTTACAAGAATTGCCATCAGTAAAGATCTTGAGGAGTTTGTCCTAGGAAAACTATTAGACTTGGGAACTGGGGAGCAAGGAGGCTGGAACTTTGCTAGCTTTCGTGGACAGCTAGCGCTTCAGAGCTGGACCACTATGCACACAATCATTGACACTGCTGATCTACCAACAAGTGTGCTGATCTGGCACATTGCAACGGAGATATGCTACTTTGGAGAAGAAAGCAACACCACTAGTCATCAAGTTCAGGTGATGATAAGGGTGGGCAGAGAACTATCAAACTATATCATGTATCTCGTCTTCACGTGCAGTGTAATGCTTACAGGCAGCTCCAAGCTCGTATATGTTAACACTCATAAGGAAATCAATAATGTTCTTGGAGGAAATGGTAATCTAGCTATTAAAGAAGCTATTAGGACAATGATTCGACGTATCGGAGAAAGGGGACCACCAGTCAATCAAGTTTCTTTTATTGATCATACCGACGTTCTTGCTGACTACAACAACCAATTGGGAACTCAAGTGCAACTTCTGAAAGACAATATAAAGGCTCTTGATTCACCGGTTTTGCCTCGTGCACGTATAGTGGCTTGTCATCTGACCGACATGCCCGAAGATGACCGATGGAAACTCATTGCGGAGGTATGGCTGGAGATGCTATTCTACATCGCGCCTCGATGCGGGGGTGCTTTCCATGCCAAACATCTCAGTACTGGCGGGGAGTTTGTCACGCATGTCCTCCAACTCATGCGTTTGTTAGGCCCTTTTCTACCACCACCGAATGCTTAG